A genomic stretch from Photobacterium atrarenae includes:
- the nadC gene encoding carboxylating nicotinate-nucleotide diphosphorylase, whose translation MEQKHDSASRLEYLKQQLPAEITRAVAETLREDLGGIIDPSRDITASLIPADSQGVATIITREAGVFCGRLWADEVFQQLGGEVTIEWHVKDGDTVAPNQALCTLRGPSRILLTGERNAMNFIQTLSGCATTVAEYVKQLEGTPTRLLDTRKTIPGLRSALKYAVTCGGGFNHRIGVFDAYLIKENHIIACGGIEAAIRTAKQLNPGKPVEVETESLEELRRAIDAGADIVMLDNFTLEMMREAVKINAGRAALENSGNITLATIRDYADTGIDYISVGALTKHVRALDLSMRFQ comes from the coding sequence ATGGAACAAAAGCACGACAGCGCCTCGCGCCTGGAATACCTCAAACAGCAACTACCGGCTGAGATCACCCGCGCCGTCGCCGAGACCCTGCGTGAAGATCTGGGCGGCATCATCGATCCCAGCCGCGATATCACCGCCAGCCTGATCCCGGCTGACAGCCAGGGCGTCGCCACCATCATCACCCGCGAGGCCGGCGTCTTCTGCGGCCGGCTGTGGGCCGATGAAGTCTTTCAACAGCTCGGCGGTGAAGTCACGATTGAATGGCATGTCAAAGACGGCGACACAGTCGCGCCGAACCAGGCCCTGTGCACCCTGCGCGGCCCGTCCCGAATTCTGCTGACCGGCGAGCGCAACGCGATGAACTTCATCCAGACCCTGTCCGGCTGCGCCACCACGGTTGCCGAGTACGTCAAGCAGCTTGAAGGCACCCCGACCCGGCTGCTCGATACCCGCAAAACCATCCCGGGCCTGCGCAGTGCGCTGAAATATGCCGTCACCTGCGGCGGCGGTTTCAATCACCGCATCGGGGTGTTTGATGCTTACCTGATCAAGGAAAACCATATCATCGCCTGCGGCGGCATTGAGGCGGCAATCCGTACCGCCAAACAGCTCAACCCGGGCAAACCGGTGGAAGTGGAGACCGAAAGCCTGGAAGAGCTGCGCCGAGCCATTGATGCCGGGGCCGATATCGTGATGCTGGATAACTTCACCCTCGAGATGATGCGCGAAGCCGTGAAGATCAACGCCGGCCGCGCCGCACTGGAGAACTCCGGTAACATCACCTTAGCCACCATCCGTGACTATGCTGACACCGGCATCGACTACATCTCGGTCGGCGCGCTGACCAAGCACGTCCGCGCCCTAGATCTGTCGATGCGGTTCCAGTAA
- the ampD gene encoding 1,6-anhydro-N-acetylmuramyl-L-alanine amidase AmpD, which yields MFTINQTHWLAGVSHVPSPFYDQRPDSQDISLLVVHNISLPPGRFGGPYIEQLFTGKLDPNEHPYFAQISGFRVSAHCLIRRDGGIIQFVPFDCRAWHAGVSQFAGRERCNDYSIGIELEGTDHLPYTEAQYDALTALTRTLMARYPAITRERITGHEFIAPGRKTDPGLAFDWQAFKTAL from the coding sequence ATGTTCACAATTAACCAGACCCACTGGCTGGCCGGGGTCTCCCATGTGCCGTCGCCATTTTATGATCAGCGCCCGGACAGCCAGGATATCTCGCTGCTGGTGGTGCACAACATCAGCCTGCCGCCGGGCCGGTTTGGCGGCCCCTACATCGAGCAGCTGTTCACCGGTAAACTCGATCCGAATGAACATCCGTATTTTGCTCAAATATCAGGCTTTCGTGTTTCCGCTCATTGTTTAATTAGACGGGATGGCGGTATTATCCAGTTCGTTCCGTTTGATTGTCGGGCCTGGCATGCCGGGGTATCACAATTTGCCGGGCGTGAGCGGTGTAACGATTACTCGATCGGCATCGAGCTCGAAGGGACGGATCATCTGCCTTATACCGAGGCGCAGTACGATGCGTTGACGGCATTGACCCGGACCTTGATGGCGCGATATCCCGCAATCACTCGCGAGCGGATCACCGGGCATGAGTTTATCGCCCCGGGACGCAAAACCGACCCCGGTCTGGCCTTCGACTGGCAGGCGTTTAAAACAGCGCTGTAG
- the pdhR gene encoding pyruvate dehydrogenase complex transcriptional repressor PdhR has protein sequence MTYKRIRQPKLSDAIEQELEHLILEGILSPGEQLPSERELAKQFDVSRPSVREAIQRLEAKRLLTRRQGGGTFVTEKLWQSFSEPLLDLLSAHPETQLDLLESRHALEGLAAYYAALRGTEEDFTRIRDCHARIQDAQQQGDPKAESAAVMQYLIAVTESAHNVVLLHIIRSLAPLLEQNVLQNFELLNRREEVVDKVRKHRANIVHAIVSGKPEQAREASHAHLAYIEETLLDLSREDSRRERSLRRIQQRKDGLD, from the coding sequence ATGACTTATAAACGAATTCGCCAGCCAAAGCTCTCTGATGCTATCGAGCAGGAACTGGAGCATCTGATCCTGGAAGGCATATTGTCTCCGGGGGAGCAGTTGCCGTCTGAGCGTGAGCTTGCCAAGCAATTCGACGTTTCACGCCCGTCCGTACGGGAAGCCATCCAGCGCCTTGAAGCCAAACGCCTGCTGACCCGTCGCCAGGGCGGTGGAACGTTTGTCACCGAAAAACTATGGCAGAGTTTTTCCGAGCCGCTGTTGGACTTGCTCAGCGCCCATCCTGAAACCCAGCTAGATTTACTCGAGTCTCGCCATGCCCTGGAGGGCCTGGCTGCCTACTATGCAGCCCTGCGAGGCACTGAAGAAGATTTTACCCGTATCCGCGACTGCCATGCGCGGATCCAGGACGCCCAGCAGCAAGGCGATCCCAAGGCGGAATCTGCCGCCGTGATGCAATACCTGATCGCAGTCACTGAGTCTGCGCACAATGTGGTATTGCTGCACATTATCCGTAGCCTTGCCCCGTTGCTGGAGCAAAACGTATTACAAAACTTTGAACTCCTGAACCGCCGCGAAGAGGTGGTGGACAAGGTGAGAAAGCATCGAGCCAATATTGTGCATGCGATCGTTTCCGGTAAGCCTGAACAGGCCCGTGAAGCATCTCATGCACATTTGGCTTATATCGAGGAAACACTGTTGGATTTATCGCGTGAAGATAGCAGACGTGAACGCTCTCTTCGTCGGATTCAACAACGCAAGGACGGGCTGGATTAG
- the aceE gene encoding pyruvate dehydrogenase (acetyl-transferring), homodimeric type yields MSEVMKNDVDVLETQEWLAALESVVREEGVERAQFLLEQVMDKARLDGVDMPTGITTNYINTIPAAQEPAYPGDTTLERRIRAIIRWNAVMIVLRASKKDLELGGHMASFQSSAAFYEVCFNHFFRAPNDVDGGDLVYYQGHISPGIYSRAFVEGRLTEEQLDNFRQEVDGKGLPSYPHPKLMPEFWQFPTVSMGLGPIASIYQARFLKYLEGRGMKDTSKQRVYAFLGDGEMDEPESRGAISFAAREKLDNLCFLINCNLQRLDGPVMGNGKIIQELEGLFKGAGWNVVKVIWGNNWDSLLAKDTSGKLLQLMNETIDGDYQTFKAKDGAYVREHFFGKYPETAALVADMTDDEIFALKRGGHESSKLFAAFKNAQDTKGKPTVILAKTVKGYGMGEAAEGKNIAHQVKKMDMTHVLHLRDRLGLQDLVSDEDVKSLPYLKLEEGSKEHEYLHARRNALHGYTPQRLPNFTQEFIVPELEEFKPLLEEQKRDISSTMAFVRSLNVLLKNKNIGKNIVPIIADEARTFGMEGLFRQIGIYNPHGQNYTPQDRDIVSYYKEATSGQVLQEGINELGAMSSWVAAATSYSTNDLPMIPFYIYYSMFGFQRVGDMAWMAGDQQARGFLLGATAGRTTLNGEGLQHEDGHSHIMAGTVPNCISYDPTFAYEVAVIMQDGIRRMYGPEQENVFYYLTLMNENYAMPAMPEGAEEGIRKGIYKLESYAGDKSKVQLMSSGTIMNEVRKAAQILSDDYGVASDVYSVTSFNELTRDGQDAERFNMLHPEAEQKVPYIAEVMGNEPAIAATDYMKNYAEQVRAFVPAESYKVLGTDGFGRSDSRENLRRHFEVNAGYVVVAALTELAKRGDVEKSVVAEAIAKFDIDADKINPLYA; encoded by the coding sequence ATGTCTGAAGTCATGAAGAATGACGTGGACGTACTAGAGACTCAAGAGTGGCTTGCAGCCCTCGAGTCAGTCGTTCGTGAAGAAGGTGTAGAGCGCGCCCAGTTCCTACTTGAGCAAGTAATGGACAAAGCGCGTTTAGACGGTGTAGATATGCCAACCGGCATCACAACCAACTACATCAATACAATTCCAGCGGCGCAGGAGCCTGCGTATCCTGGTGATACCACGCTTGAGCGTCGTATCCGTGCTATCATCCGCTGGAACGCCGTGATGATCGTACTGCGTGCATCGAAGAAAGATCTGGAACTGGGCGGCCACATGGCGTCATTCCAGTCTTCAGCGGCATTCTACGAAGTCTGCTTCAACCACTTCTTCCGTGCGCCAAACGATGTAGATGGCGGCGACCTGGTTTACTACCAGGGCCACATCTCTCCAGGGATCTATTCTCGTGCGTTTGTTGAAGGCCGTCTGACCGAAGAGCAACTGGACAACTTCCGCCAGGAAGTCGACGGTAAAGGTCTGCCATCTTACCCTCACCCGAAACTGATGCCTGAATTCTGGCAGTTCCCGACCGTATCTATGGGTCTGGGTCCAATCGCTTCTATCTACCAAGCGCGCTTCCTGAAGTACCTGGAAGGCCGTGGCATGAAAGACACCTCGAAGCAGCGTGTATACGCGTTCCTGGGTGACGGTGAGATGGATGAGCCGGAATCACGTGGTGCGATTTCTTTCGCTGCGCGTGAGAAACTGGACAACCTGTGCTTCCTGATCAACTGTAACCTGCAGCGTCTTGACGGCCCGGTTATGGGTAACGGCAAGATTATCCAAGAGCTGGAAGGCCTGTTCAAAGGCGCCGGCTGGAATGTTGTGAAAGTGATCTGGGGTAACAACTGGGATTCACTGCTGGCGAAAGATACCTCTGGTAAGCTGCTGCAGCTGATGAACGAAACCATCGATGGTGACTACCAGACGTTCAAGGCCAAAGACGGCGCTTACGTGCGTGAGCACTTCTTCGGTAAATACCCAGAAACTGCTGCTCTGGTTGCAGACATGACTGACGACGAGATCTTCGCGCTCAAGCGTGGTGGTCACGAGTCTTCGAAGCTGTTCGCAGCGTTCAAGAACGCCCAAGACACCAAAGGCAAGCCGACTGTGATCCTGGCCAAGACCGTGAAAGGTTACGGTATGGGTGAAGCGGCTGAAGGTAAGAACATCGCGCACCAGGTTAAGAAAATGGACATGACCCATGTTCTGCACCTGCGTGACCGCCTGGGTCTGCAAGACCTGGTTTCAGACGAAGATGTGAAGAGCCTGCCGTACCTGAAACTGGAAGAAGGTTCGAAAGAGCACGAGTACCTGCACGCGCGTCGTAACGCCCTGCACGGTTACACGCCGCAGCGTCTGCCGAACTTTACCCAAGAGTTCATTGTTCCTGAGCTGGAAGAGTTCAAGCCGCTGCTGGAAGAGCAGAAGCGTGACATTTCTTCAACCATGGCATTCGTCCGTTCTCTGAACGTGCTGCTGAAGAACAAGAACATTGGTAAGAACATCGTTCCTATCATTGCAGATGAAGCCCGTACGTTCGGTATGGAAGGTCTGTTCCGTCAAATCGGTATCTACAACCCGCACGGCCAGAACTACACCCCGCAAGACCGCGACATCGTTTCTTACTACAAAGAAGCCACGTCTGGCCAGGTTCTGCAGGAAGGGATTAACGAACTGGGTGCCATGTCATCTTGGGTTGCTGCAGCGACGTCTTACAGCACCAACGATCTGCCAATGATCCCGTTCTACATCTACTACTCGATGTTCGGTTTCCAACGTGTTGGCGACATGGCGTGGATGGCTGGTGACCAGCAAGCCCGTGGTTTCCTACTGGGTGCAACTGCCGGTCGTACCACCCTGAACGGTGAAGGTCTGCAGCACGAAGACGGCCACTCGCACATCATGGCGGGTACGGTACCGAACTGTATCTCTTACGACCCAACATTCGCGTACGAAGTCGCGGTCATCATGCAAGACGGTATCCGTCGCATGTACGGTCCGGAACAAGAAAACGTGTTCTACTACCTGACCCTGATGAACGAAAACTACGCGATGCCAGCCATGCCGGAAGGCGCTGAAGAAGGCATCCGTAAGGGTATCTACAAGCTTGAGTCTTACGCGGGCGACAAGTCTAAAGTTCAGCTGATGAGCTCCGGCACCATCATGAACGAAGTTCGTAAAGCGGCTCAAATCCTGAGCGACGATTACGGTGTTGCGTCTGACGTTTACTCTGTGACTTCGTTCAACGAACTGACCCGTGACGGCCAGGATGCAGAGCGTTTCAACATGCTGCACCCAGAAGCTGAGCAGAAAGTGCCTTACATCGCAGAAGTGATGGGCAACGAGCCTGCTATCGCCGCAACGGACTACATGAAGAACTACGCTGAGCAAGTGCGCGCATTCGTACCGGCTGAATCTTACAAGGTTCTGGGTACCGATGGCTTCGGTCGTTCTGACAGCCGCGAAAACCTGCGTCGCCACTTCGAAGTGAATGCTGGCTACGTTGTTGTTGCAGCGCTGACTGAACTGGCGAAGCGTGGTGATGTTGAGAAATCTGTAGTTGCTGAAGCAATTGCGAAATTCGACATCGACGCTGACAAGATCAACCCGCTATACGCGTAA
- the aceF gene encoding pyruvate dehydrogenase complex dihydrolipoyllysine-residue acetyltransferase yields the protein MAIEINVPDIGADEVEVTEILVSVGDKVEEEQSLITVEGDKASMEVPASQAGIVKEIKVAEGDKVSTGSLIMIFEAEGGAAEAAPAQEAPAQAAAPAAPAPAAAAELKEVHVPDIGGDEVEVTEIMVAIGDSIEEEQSLITVEGDKASMEVPAPFAGVLKEIKVAAGDKVSTGSLIMVFEVAGSGAPAAVEAPAAAPAAASGAPAAAKEVNVPDIGGDEVEVTEIMVAVGDMVEEEQSLITVEGDKASMEVPAPFAGKVKEIKIATGDKVSTGSLIMVFEVAGAPVAGAAPAPAAAAPAPAAAAPAAPAAAPAAAASTGDFQENNEYAHASPVVRRLAREFGVNLAKVKGTGRKNRILKEDVQNFVKDALKRLESGAGAAASGKGDGAALGLLPWPKVDFSKFGETEVKPLSRIKKISGANLHRNWVMIPHVTQWDNADITELEAFRKEQNAIEAKKDSGMKITPLVFIMKAAAKALEAFPSFNSSLSEDGESLILKKYVNIGIAVDTPNGLVVPVFKDVNKKGIHELSEELMAVSKKARAGKLTAADMQGGCFTISSLGGLGGTAFTPIVNAPEVAILGVSKSEMKPVWNGKDFTPRLQLPLSLSYDHRVIDGAEGARFITYLNGCLSDIRRLVL from the coding sequence ATGGCAATCGAAATTAATGTACCTGACATCGGTGCGGATGAGGTTGAAGTGACTGAAATTCTTGTCAGCGTTGGCGACAAGGTTGAAGAAGAGCAGTCTCTGATCACGGTTGAAGGCGACAAAGCTTCTATGGAAGTACCGGCCTCTCAGGCGGGTATCGTGAAAGAAATCAAAGTTGCTGAAGGCGACAAGGTTTCTACCGGTTCTCTGATCATGATTTTCGAAGCCGAAGGCGGCGCTGCTGAAGCAGCGCCAGCCCAAGAGGCTCCGGCTCAAGCGGCAGCACCTGCTGCTCCAGCTCCAGCAGCAGCGGCTGAGCTGAAAGAAGTTCACGTCCCGGATATCGGTGGCGACGAAGTTGAAGTGACTGAAATCATGGTTGCGATTGGCGACAGCATTGAAGAAGAGCAGTCACTGATCACCGTTGAAGGTGACAAAGCTTCAATGGAAGTCCCTGCACCGTTTGCTGGTGTTCTGAAAGAAATCAAAGTTGCAGCGGGCGACAAAGTGTCGACTGGCTCTCTGATCATGGTCTTTGAAGTGGCTGGTTCAGGTGCTCCGGCTGCGGTTGAAGCGCCGGCAGCAGCCCCAGCGGCAGCATCCGGGGCGCCGGCCGCAGCCAAAGAAGTGAACGTGCCGGATATCGGTGGCGACGAAGTTGAAGTGACTGAAATCATGGTTGCTGTTGGCGACATGGTGGAAGAAGAGCAATCTCTGATCACCGTTGAAGGCGACAAAGCTTCAATGGAAGTGCCTGCGCCATTTGCGGGTAAAGTGAAAGAAATCAAGATCGCGACCGGTGACAAAGTGTCGACCGGCTCTCTGATCATGGTCTTCGAAGTGGCCGGCGCTCCGGTGGCGGGTGCAGCGCCTGCTCCGGCGGCAGCAGCTCCGGCACCAGCGGCGGCAGCTCCAGCGGCACCAGCAGCAGCGCCTGCGGCAGCGGCCTCAACGGGTGATTTCCAGGAGAACAATGAGTACGCGCACGCGTCTCCGGTTGTTCGTCGTCTGGCGCGTGAATTCGGCGTGAACCTGGCGAAAGTGAAAGGCACCGGTCGTAAGAACCGTATACTGAAAGAAGACGTGCAGAACTTCGTGAAAGATGCGCTGAAACGTCTGGAGTCTGGCGCAGGTGCAGCAGCATCTGGCAAAGGTGACGGCGCGGCCCTGGGTCTGCTGCCTTGGCCGAAAGTGGACTTCAGCAAGTTCGGTGAAACCGAAGTGAAGCCACTGTCTCGCATCAAGAAGATCTCTGGCGCGAACCTGCACCGTAACTGGGTGATGATCCCGCACGTAACTCAGTGGGACAACGCAGACATCACTGAGCTGGAAGCATTCCGTAAAGAGCAGAACGCGATTGAAGCGAAGAAAGACTCTGGCATGAAGATCACCCCACTGGTGTTCATCATGAAAGCGGCTGCGAAAGCGCTGGAAGCCTTCCCATCGTTCAACTCTTCGCTGTCTGAAGACGGTGAGAGCCTGATCCTGAAGAAATACGTGAACATCGGTATCGCGGTTGACACACCAAACGGTCTGGTTGTTCCTGTCTTTAAAGACGTGAACAAGAAAGGCATCCATGAGCTATCTGAAGAGCTGATGGCTGTGTCGAAGAAAGCCCGTGCCGGTAAGCTGACTGCAGCAGACATGCAGGGCGGCTGTTTCACCATCTCCAGCCTGGGCGGCTTGGGTGGCACTGCATTCACGCCAATCGTGAACGCGCCTGAAGTTGCCATCCTGGGTGTGTCTAAGTCTGAAATGAAGCCAGTGTGGAACGGTAAAGACTTTACCCCACGCCTGCAGCTGCCACTGTCGTTGTCATACGACCACCGTGTGATCGACGGCGCGGAAGGTGCACGCTTCATCACTTACCTGAACGGCTGTCTGTCAGACATCCGCCGTTTAGTGCTTTAA
- the lpdA gene encoding dihydrolipoyl dehydrogenase: MSKEIKAQVVVLGSGPAGYSAAFRCADLGLETVLIEKYSTLGGVCLNVGCIPSKALLHVAKVIEEAKAMADHGVVFGEPQTDINKIRVWKEKVINQLTGGLGGMAKMRKVNVVNGYGKFTGPNTIVVEGEENTTITFDNAIVAAGSRPIELPFIPHEDPRIWDSTDALELKEVPEKLLVMGGGIIGLEMGTVYHALGSQIDVVEMFDQVIPAADKDIVKVFTKRIKKKFNLMLETKVTAVEAKEDGIYVSMEGKKAPAEPVRYDAVLVAIGRVPNGKLIDAEKAGIEVDERGFINVDKQMRTNVPHIFAIGDIVGQPMLAHKGVHEGHVAAEVISGKKHYFDPKVIPSIAYTEPEVAWVGKTEKEAKAEGINYEVATFPWAASGRAIASDCADGMTKMIFDKDTHRVIGGAIVGTNGGELLGEIGLAIEMGCDAEDIALTIHAHPTLHESVGLAAEVFEGSITDLPNPKAVKRK, translated from the coding sequence ATGAGTAAAGAAATTAAAGCCCAGGTAGTGGTGTTGGGTTCAGGCCCTGCTGGTTACTCTGCGGCGTTCCGTTGCGCAGACTTGGGTCTGGAAACAGTCCTGATCGAAAAATACAGCACCCTGGGTGGTGTTTGTCTGAACGTTGGCTGTATTCCTTCAAAAGCGCTGCTGCACGTAGCTAAAGTGATTGAAGAAGCCAAAGCGATGGCTGATCACGGTGTGGTATTCGGTGAGCCTCAGACCGATATCAACAAGATCCGTGTGTGGAAAGAAAAAGTAATCAATCAACTGACCGGCGGTCTTGGCGGCATGGCTAAGATGCGTAAAGTCAACGTGGTGAACGGTTACGGTAAGTTTACCGGCCCGAACACCATCGTGGTTGAAGGCGAAGAAAACACCACGATCACGTTCGATAACGCGATCGTTGCGGCAGGCTCTCGTCCAATCGAGCTGCCATTCATCCCGCACGAAGATCCACGCATCTGGGATTCAACAGACGCGCTGGAGCTGAAAGAAGTTCCTGAAAAACTGCTGGTCATGGGCGGCGGTATCATCGGCCTGGAAATGGGTACGGTTTACCACGCACTGGGCTCTCAGATCGACGTTGTTGAAATGTTCGACCAGGTGATCCCTGCAGCAGACAAAGATATCGTGAAAGTCTTCACCAAGCGCATCAAGAAGAAATTCAACCTGATGCTGGAAACGAAAGTGACCGCGGTTGAAGCCAAAGAAGACGGTATCTACGTGTCAATGGAAGGCAAGAAAGCCCCTGCTGAGCCAGTTCGTTACGACGCAGTGCTGGTTGCGATCGGCCGTGTACCAAATGGTAAGCTGATCGACGCTGAGAAAGCGGGTATCGAAGTTGACGAGCGCGGTTTCATCAACGTTGATAAGCAAATGCGTACCAACGTGCCTCACATCTTTGCGATTGGTGACATCGTTGGTCAACCAATGCTGGCGCACAAAGGTGTGCATGAAGGCCATGTGGCGGCAGAAGTGATCTCGGGTAAGAAGCACTACTTCGACCCGAAAGTGATCCCTTCAATTGCTTACACCGAGCCAGAAGTGGCATGGGTTGGTAAGACTGAGAAAGAAGCGAAAGCGGAAGGCATCAACTACGAAGTTGCAACCTTCCCTTGGGCGGCATCTGGCCGTGCCATCGCCTCTGACTGTGCTGACGGTATGACGAAGATGATCTTCGACAAAGACACCCACCGTGTGATCGGTGGTGCGATCGTCGGTACCAACGGTGGCGAGCTGCTGGGCGAAATCGGCCTGGCGATCGAGATGGGCTGTGATGCAGAAGACATCGCCCTGACCATCCACGCTCACCCGACGCTGCACGAGTCTGTGGGCCTGGCTGCTGAAGTGTTCGAAGGTTCGATCACTGACCTGCCGAACCCGAAAGCGGTCAAGCGTAAGTAA
- a CDS encoding methyl-accepting chemotaxis protein, translating into MKFNQLTIKQKLIMAMIFAVLASTALVGILSQQQARQVVEHRLLNSELPATLMQIRNHIDKEVSVLQSAAQQLASNRLATELLSGALSLQQEALLVSQLNQVKAQYQLLDASIADRQSGRYWNQNGFLRQLNRQQDSWFYNFTASGNAHMLNVFREASGEVKLFINYQQLHGRGMAGLSRSMDEMVEFINQFRLEQSGYVYLTDAEGMIRLHKDSQKMGQRDLRQEYSPDIARQLLLKNDFNLTQAHIEGQDRLLATSYIPSMDWYVVAELPKEEAFAGLNQARNQIMLLTLGVAAIFALLAIWLGTSITRPIEQLANVFNDLGEGEGDLRRRIEVEGKDEIARLSTGFNSFIGKIHRSVREVADTGLALRSASESVASQAQLTLDNSHSQRDRTIQVVTAINQMGATVSEIAGNAAQAAEAAHNADAETQSGQQVVGQARDNINQLAQDVAQVSDVIESLANNTQAIGSILDVIRGISEQTNLLALNAAIEAARAGEQGRGFAVVADEVRNLASRTADSTDEIQNMINRLQEEAGNAVNAMMQSRQLTSDGVSSADEASGALISIAERITLISDMNTQVATATEEQSTVVNDINCNIEEINDTTQRTAETAAELATASQELRALSQRLDDMVGTFKL; encoded by the coding sequence ATGAAGTTCAACCAGTTAACCATAAAACAGAAACTGATCATGGCGATGATTTTCGCCGTACTGGCCTCAACGGCCCTGGTCGGGATCCTCAGCCAGCAGCAAGCACGCCAGGTGGTTGAACACCGCCTGCTCAACAGCGAACTTCCTGCAACCTTAATGCAGATACGCAACCACATTGACAAAGAAGTGTCAGTATTACAATCCGCTGCACAACAATTAGCGTCCAACCGCCTCGCCACCGAGTTGCTCAGCGGCGCACTATCACTACAGCAGGAAGCCTTACTGGTAAGCCAGCTGAATCAGGTTAAAGCGCAATACCAGCTGCTGGACGCCTCCATTGCCGACCGCCAGTCAGGCCGCTACTGGAACCAGAATGGCTTCCTGCGCCAGCTCAACCGGCAACAGGACAGCTGGTTCTATAACTTTACGGCCAGTGGCAACGCCCATATGCTTAATGTGTTTCGCGAAGCAAGCGGGGAGGTCAAACTGTTCATCAACTACCAGCAGCTTCATGGCCGTGGCATGGCCGGCTTGTCCCGCTCTATGGATGAGATGGTCGAATTTATCAACCAGTTCCGGCTCGAGCAAAGCGGTTATGTCTACCTGACCGATGCCGAGGGCATGATCCGGCTACACAAAGATTCACAGAAAATGGGACAGCGGGATCTGCGCCAGGAATACAGCCCGGATATCGCTCGCCAGCTACTGCTCAAAAACGACTTCAACCTGACCCAGGCTCACATTGAAGGCCAGGATCGCCTGCTGGCCACCAGCTATATCCCATCGATGGACTGGTACGTGGTGGCTGAGCTGCCCAAAGAAGAAGCCTTCGCCGGCCTGAACCAGGCCCGCAACCAAATCATGCTGCTCACCCTGGGGGTTGCCGCCATCTTTGCGCTGCTGGCAATCTGGCTCGGCACCAGTATCACCCGCCCGATTGAGCAGCTGGCCAACGTCTTTAACGATCTGGGTGAAGGAGAAGGCGATCTGCGCCGCCGGATTGAAGTGGAAGGCAAAGATGAAATTGCCCGCCTCTCTACCGGCTTCAACAGCTTTATCGGTAAAATTCATCGCTCGGTCCGGGAAGTGGCTGATACCGGCCTCGCGCTGCGCAGCGCGTCGGAATCTGTGGCATCTCAGGCCCAGCTGACGTTGGATAACAGCCACAGCCAGCGGGATCGCACCATCCAGGTCGTCACCGCCATCAACCAGATGGGCGCCACGGTCAGCGAAATTGCCGGCAATGCCGCTCAGGCCGCCGAAGCAGCGCATAATGCCGACGCCGAAACCCAGAGCGGTCAGCAGGTTGTCGGCCAGGCCCGTGACAATATCAACCAGTTGGCGCAGGATGTGGCCCAGGTCAGTGATGTGATCGAATCACTGGCCAATAACACCCAGGCGATTGGCAGTATTCTGGACGTGATCCGCGGTATTTCCGAGCAGACCAACCTGCTGGCGCTCAACGCCGCCATTGAAGCCGCGCGGGCCGGTGAGCAAGGCCGTGGCTTTGCGGTGGTGGCTGATGAAGTGCGCAACCTGGCCAGCCGCACCGCCGATTCCACCGACGAGATCCAGAATATGATCAACCGCCTGCAGGAAGAAGCCGGCAACGCAGTCAATGCCATGATGCAAAGCCGCCAGCTCACCTCGGACGGCGTTTCCTCTGCCGACGAAGCCTCCGGCGCCCTGATCTCAATTGCCGAGCGGATCACCCTGATTTCGGACATGAATACCCAGGTCGCAACGGCCACTGAGGAGCAGTCGACCGTGGTCAACGACATCAACTGCAACATTGAAGAGATCAACGACACGACCCAGCGCACCGCAGAAACCGCCGCGGAGCTGGCCACGGCCAGCCAGGAGCTTCGCGCTCTGTCGCAGCGCCTGGACGATATGGTGGGCACCTTCAAGCTGTAA